A stretch of the Cervus canadensis isolate Bull #8, Minnesota chromosome 16, ASM1932006v1, whole genome shotgun sequence genome encodes the following:
- the LOC122454625 gene encoding melanoma-associated antigen 8-like — translation MSELSKPEEDLQDPGEAQGPIEVPLLEAEVGESASHLASYYPASSSAPMEALPQEILDRMIGNLMKFLLLKYRAKELTSQAEMLNKVLRDNQEHFPVVFREVSVCLQLVFGVDVKEVDPAEHIYILVPILGLTCDEMLSDGVGLPKAGFLVLVLSMIMRFGDPAPEEAVWGALRRMGVYVGSEQCVFGELRELLTQVWVREGYLRYQQVPDSHPVCYEFLWGPRAYVETSKWQVMAFMRRVNQRALRTFPFLSA, via the coding sequence ATGAGTGAGCTCAGCAAACCCGAGGAAGACCTTCAGGACCCAGGCGAGGCCCAGGGCCCTATCGAGGTGCCGCTCTTGGAGGCTGAGGTGGGGGAGTCCGCATCCCACTTGGCCTCCTACTACCCAGCATCCTCCTCTGCTCCTATGGAGGCCTTGCCCCAGGAAATTCTGGATAGGATGATAGGTAACCTGATGAAGTTCCTGCTCCTCAAGTATCGAGCCAAGGAGCTGACCTCCCAGGCGGAAATGCTGAATAAGGTCCTCAGGGATAACCAGGAGCACTTCCCGGTGGTCTTCAGGGAAGTCTCAGTGTGCCTGCAGCTGGTCTTTGGCGTGGACGTGAAAGAGGTGGACCCAGCGGAGCACATCTACATCTTGGTCCCCATCTTGGGCCTCACTTGCGATGAGATGCTGAGCGATGGGGTGGGCCTGCCCAAGGCCGGCTTCCTGGTGCTGGTCCTCAGCATGATCATGCGGTTTGGAGACCCGGCCCCTGAGGAGGCGGTCTGGGGAGCACTCAGAAGGATGGGGGTGTATGTTGGGAGTGAGCAGTGTGTCTTTGGGGAGCTCAGGGAGCTTCTGACCCAAGTGTGGGTGCGGGAAGGATACCTGCGGTACCAGCAGGTGCCTGACAGCCACCCTGTTTGCTATGAGTTCCTGTGGGGCCCCCGGGCCTATGTGGAGACCAGCAAGTGGCAAGTCATGGCATTTATGCGCAGGGTCAACCAAAGGGCTTTGAGGACCTTCCCATTCCTGTCTGCATAA